The following proteins are encoded in a genomic region of Paenibacillus sp. FSL R7-0273:
- a CDS encoding SDR family NAD(P)-dependent oxidoreductase, with translation MMKTALVTGANKGIGLETARQLGAAGWKVVLGSRSTERGEAAVAELTGQGLDVELLQLDMTNPESVGQAAATIQSRYANLTLLINNAGMPGAFSSSFSNTREEDLRQAFEVNFFGTFRLNQLLLPLIKKNEGAIINVSTDMASLQFMQHTEHPLNCFDYNASKTASNAMTTAIAIELRDSSAQVFAVTPGFTKTDLNHNAEGGQSKEAGAAIIVGYATDGKRHNGEFLDVNGIYAW, from the coding sequence ATGATGAAAACAGCTTTGGTAACAGGTGCGAACAAAGGAATCGGACTCGAAACAGCGAGACAGCTGGGCGCAGCCGGATGGAAGGTAGTGCTCGGATCACGCAGCACGGAACGGGGAGAGGCGGCAGTTGCCGAATTAACCGGACAGGGGCTGGATGTGGAGCTGTTGCAGCTGGATATGACGAATCCGGAAAGTGTCGGACAGGCTGCCGCTACAATTCAATCGCGTTACGCTAATCTGACGCTGCTGATCAACAATGCCGGGATGCCTGGGGCCTTCTCCAGCTCCTTTAGCAATACCCGTGAGGAGGATCTGCGGCAGGCTTTTGAGGTGAACTTCTTCGGTACATTCCGGTTAAACCAGCTGCTGCTCCCGCTAATTAAAAAGAATGAGGGAGCGATCATTAACGTCTCGACCGACATGGCTTCCTTGCAGTTCATGCAGCATACGGAGCATCCGCTGAACTGCTTCGACTATAATGCCTCGAAAACAGCCAGCAACGCGATGACCACCGCAATAGCTATTGAGCTAAGAGACAGCAGCGCTCAGGTCTTTGCTGTTACCCCTGGATTTACGAAAACAGACCTGAACCACAACGCCGAGGGCGGCCAGTCCAAGGAAGCGGGAGCAGCCATTATTGTCGGCTACGCCACCGACGGCAAGCGGCATAACGGGGAGTTTCTGGATGTGAACGGAATTTATGCCTGGTAA
- a CDS encoding methyl-accepting chemotaxis protein: protein MNILESVLKALPFFTQTLREKVNLVVYDRTKVLYFVQTRGFELEQKVGDPLIPQFQNFGALTNGREPSLVHISAELYGFPIDVINIPIVDDSNEVVAVLCATYDQSNQHQLNAVVDDNQHISNELIDMVQHVAAHAEELQATSEQILQNSRLAVENAGKVTRVSGLIREISEQTNLLGLNAAIEAARVGEAGAGFGVVATEVRKLSVHSREATSGIEAALKEVQESIGKMEYEISQISASAAEQASLVEAFTQVIERLHLSSEKMLGVSGNLIEYSVE from the coding sequence ATGAACATCTTAGAAAGCGTATTGAAGGCATTGCCGTTTTTTACCCAGACCTTACGTGAAAAAGTGAACCTTGTCGTGTATGACCGGACCAAGGTTCTTTATTTTGTACAGACCCGGGGCTTTGAGCTGGAGCAAAAGGTTGGTGATCCGCTGATTCCGCAGTTCCAGAATTTTGGAGCCTTGACGAACGGGCGGGAGCCGAGCCTCGTACATATTAGCGCTGAATTATATGGCTTTCCTATAGATGTCATCAACATTCCGATTGTCGATGACAGCAACGAAGTGGTGGCGGTGCTCTGTGCTACCTATGACCAGAGTAACCAGCACCAGCTTAACGCAGTTGTAGACGATAATCAGCATATCTCGAACGAGCTTATCGATATGGTACAGCACGTAGCAGCACATGCCGAGGAGCTTCAGGCGACCAGCGAGCAGATTCTGCAGAACAGCAGGCTTGCGGTTGAAAATGCGGGTAAGGTCACCAGGGTATCCGGCCTGATCCGTGAAATCTCCGAGCAGACCAATCTGCTGGGTCTGAATGCCGCAATTGAAGCGGCGCGTGTAGGGGAGGCGGGAGCCGGCTTTGGAGTAGTAGCGACTGAGGTGCGTAAGCTTTCTGTTCATTCCAGAGAGGCGACATCTGGCATCGAGGCTGCTTTGAAGGAAGTCCAGGAGTCTATCGGCAAAATGGAGTACGAAATCAGCCAGATTTCCGCTTCGGCGGCAGAGCAGGCTTCCCTGGTTGAGGCTTTTACCCAGGTGATTGAGCGTCTGCATCTGTCGAGTGAGAAAATGCTCGGTGTGTCGGGCAATCTGATTGAATACTCGGTGGAGTAA
- a CDS encoding MerR family transcriptional regulator, producing MFTIGQIAKRVGLNIGAIRFYERKGLLEPAVRNEQNNRLYSEEDIGWLVFLKCLRETGMSVEEIKRYYDMVKTGTSTLPERTRMIEEQKQVLLDDIEKKKAQLVHLEHKLERYYRGENY from the coding sequence ATGTTTACGATAGGACAGATTGCTAAGAGGGTAGGACTGAACATCGGGGCGATCCGCTTTTATGAGCGTAAGGGGCTTCTGGAGCCGGCGGTACGCAATGAGCAGAATAACCGGCTGTACAGTGAAGAGGATATCGGCTGGCTGGTGTTTCTGAAATGTCTGAGGGAAACGGGAATGAGTGTGGAGGAGATTAAGCGGTATTACGATATGGTTAAGACCGGGACATCAACCCTGCCGGAGAGAACCCGGATGATTGAGGAGCAGAAGCAGGTGCTGCTGGATGACATTGAGAAAAAGAAGGCGCAGCTCGTTCATCTGGAGCATAAGCTGGAGCGTTATTACCGCGGGGAGAACTATTAA
- a CDS encoding copper amine oxidase N-terminal domain-containing protein translates to MKKLHSKLAILMLCLSLFVPALANAHEVDTNGAAPDLQAALGELLGEHALLAVIAMQKGYDGAPDFNEAAAALGKNTDDLSAAIASVYGNAAGGAFKPIWSSHIGYFVDYVKAAAAKDEAGRQKAVADLDGYRMKQAEFFHNANPAYFESAALAEGLKMHINHLLDAFNSYVNKDYIAAYEDTRTAYAHMFMTAGELAGGIQAQFPDKFPAVTTASPGIDLRAGLGQLLGEHATLAALAMQKGIDGAPDFTAAAAALNSNTDDLSAAIASVYGTAAGDAFKPIWSSHIGYFVDYVKATAAKDEAGRGQAVASLEDYRMKQAEFFHSANPAYFETAAIAEGLKMHIGHLLDTFNSYVNKDYATAYSLERTAYSHMFMTASELTGGIVAQFPDKFHGMKAGAAEMTTISMTKGSTAVTVNGTTSQMDVTPVMKNGSLFIPLRYLGEAIGVDVTWDNTKKTLWIMDSDNTAVFWAGQSYMELNGERKNIGAPVFLDSGRVQVPVRFIAELLGWKVNYAPADGTVTLTKAMAAAAGAVEHSH, encoded by the coding sequence ATGAAAAAGCTGCACAGTAAGCTGGCCATCCTGATGCTTTGCCTGAGTCTATTTGTACCCGCACTTGCAAACGCCCACGAAGTGGATACGAATGGGGCTGCACCGGATTTGCAGGCGGCACTTGGCGAGCTGCTCGGTGAGCATGCCCTGCTGGCCGTAATTGCGATGCAAAAGGGCTACGACGGTGCTCCAGATTTCAATGAGGCTGCTGCCGCACTCGGCAAGAACACAGATGACCTGTCCGCCGCGATTGCCTCGGTATACGGAAATGCCGCCGGCGGGGCCTTCAAGCCCATCTGGTCCTCCCATATCGGATATTTTGTAGACTATGTGAAAGCGGCCGCTGCCAAAGATGAGGCCGGACGGCAGAAGGCCGTCGCTGATCTGGATGGCTACCGGATGAAGCAGGCGGAATTTTTCCACAATGCCAATCCTGCATATTTTGAATCGGCTGCCCTTGCAGAAGGGCTGAAAATGCACATTAATCATCTGCTGGACGCCTTCAACAGCTATGTGAATAAAGACTATATAGCGGCCTACGAGGATACACGGACTGCTTACGCTCATATGTTCATGACTGCAGGCGAGCTAGCTGGCGGCATTCAGGCCCAGTTCCCTGATAAATTCCCTGCCGTTACCACAGCATCTCCGGGAATTGACCTGCGCGCAGGTCTTGGACAATTGCTGGGTGAGCATGCCACACTGGCCGCACTCGCCATGCAAAAAGGCATCGACGGTGCCCCGGACTTCACCGCAGCAGCGGCTGCCCTGAACAGCAACACGGATGACCTGTCCGCAGCCATTGCCTCCGTATACGGCACAGCAGCCGGCGATGCCTTTAAGCCGATCTGGTCGTCCCATATCGGATATTTTGTAGACTATGTAAAAGCCACAGCCGCTAAAGACGAAGCCGGACGCGGACAGGCTGTTGCCTCGCTCGAAGATTACCGTATGAAGCAAGCCGAGTTTTTCCACAGTGCGAATCCGGCTTATTTTGAAACGGCAGCTATTGCAGAAGGCCTGAAAATGCACATCGGCCATCTGCTGGATACCTTTAACAGCTATGTAAATAAAGATTATGCCACAGCTTATAGCCTTGAACGTACCGCCTATTCTCATATGTTCATGACAGCAAGCGAGCTGACCGGCGGCATTGTCGCCCAATTCCCGGACAAGTTCCACGGGATGAAGGCCGGCGCCGCTGAAATGACAACCATCTCAATGACAAAAGGCAGCACAGCCGTAACCGTTAACGGTACGACCAGCCAGATGGATGTTACCCCGGTAATGAAGAACGGCAGTCTCTTCATTCCGCTCCGTTACCTTGGTGAGGCTATCGGCGTGGATGTTACCTGGGATAATACCAAGAAAACACTCTGGATCATGGACAGTGACAATACCGCTGTGTTCTGGGCCGGGCAATCCTACATGGAGCTGAACGGGGAGCGTAAGAACATCGGAGCCCCGGTCTTCCTGGACAGCGGACGTGTGCAGGTTCCGGTCCGTTTCATCGCCGAGCTGCTCGGCTGGAAGGTGAATTATGCCCCTGCTGACGGAACGGTTACGCTGACGAAAGCGATGGCAGCGGCAGCCGGAGCGGTGGAGCATAGCCACTAA
- a CDS encoding HAD family hydrolase — MSIKAVLFDFDGTLADTLPLSFTAFRTVFKQYENRDVTNEELVAMFGPTEEEIIETNFTNKAAAPQAVQDYFSIYETGHSGESVKNAGITGLLQLLKERGIRIAVITGKGQRAYRISSKALQMENFCEFAITGDDVVQPKPHPEGIHRALELLGVSPAEAVFVGDSNADILAGKAAGLRTYAVRWLSAFQSQTYDVEPDDVFSSVAELVELLEQDRL, encoded by the coding sequence ATGTCTATTAAAGCAGTACTATTTGATTTTGACGGAACACTGGCTGATACGCTGCCCTTGTCCTTCACGGCTTTTCGCACGGTGTTTAAGCAATACGAGAACAGAGATGTAACGAACGAAGAGCTGGTAGCTATGTTCGGCCCGACCGAAGAGGAGATTATTGAAACTAACTTCACTAATAAAGCCGCTGCTCCACAGGCGGTTCAGGATTATTTCTCAATCTATGAAACGGGCCATAGTGGTGAGTCTGTCAAGAACGCCGGAATTACCGGGCTGCTGCAGCTGCTGAAAGAGCGCGGGATCAGGATCGCTGTTATCACCGGCAAAGGACAGCGGGCATACCGGATCTCCTCCAAGGCACTGCAGATGGAGAACTTCTGTGAGTTTGCCATTACAGGGGATGATGTGGTGCAGCCGAAGCCACACCCGGAAGGCATCCATCGTGCCCTGGAGCTTCTCGGAGTCAGCCCCGCCGAGGCTGTATTTGTAGGTGACAGCAATGCCGATATTCTGGCAGGCAAAGCTGCCGGACTGCGTACTTATGCGGTGCGCTGGCTGTCGGCTTTTCAGAGTCAAACCTATGACGTGGAGCCGGATGACGTTTTCAGCAGTGTGGCTGAATTGGTGGAGCTGCTGGAGCAGGATCGCCTGTAA